The genomic interval aaaagtgCATTTTCATTGATAATGCAtctcttaattattttatatggataaaaaaattaaaatataataattataatttattatacacTAGACAAATTTCTTGTTAtagatcaattaattaaattttgatctttCACCACTCCATTTGTCAAAgcataaatatgtttttaactaatattgtgTCTTTTGActatcttatatataaaattttgaataaaatttagaaGTAATTTGTCTCCTTTGTAGttttaacaataaattatacacgacacaaatattttttattgatatttaattaaaagataattttttcacgaatcgattagttaaatgattatttattgcataatttatttatagtgTGTATCTtatatatctttaaaataataaattgaaataaaaattaaagtacacatattttaatttaatgaataaaaaatacactAGACAAATGTTTgttattgatataatatttataaatatataaaatatttaataccaaataaaatttaaattttaaatgataatatatattatatattatttaatacaaATGTTTGTATCATAAaagttttcaaaaagaaaatacatattatttgaAGTTTAaatccttttatttttgtttatattagtTTCGTTTATTAAATTTGGTTAAAGTAATATTACAAATAGAAAgaatgattaaatatattattagttcTTTAAATATACCAAAttccatttttaatattttaaaaaattatttcgaaCTTTTATCCTTTTAAGTTTTCGAttgtcaattttaatttctatcttttttttataaaaattaatgttgcatgttttaattaattttttaatgaaatatcattgttaagatttttaaatattattaatttagtaaatatttaagattaaattattaaaatttgtatattcTATTATTAATGTTGCatcttatatttaatatttaattttaatttaatttgaagatataagtaaattaataaaaatttaagattaaattattaaactaataatatgttattaaaaaatgtcataaaatgTATTCTTTTAGTTCTAGTGTCACTAATAAATGTAATCATTCAAATCCAATCttaattatagtaaaatttattatatttgaaaaaataataataatataaaatttataaaaattaaagttcaaataaatttgataatattttaaaaaaaaattaaaattaaaatatttaaatgtactaaaaatatttaacttgagATGAAATATGAAGACCTAAACTAGAATTTGGTTAAACTTAGATGTATTTTTGCCATTAAAAAAGGAATAGAAAAAGAAATACAGTTTTGATCGGAGTCGCACTTAGCTTAACCGACCGAATAAAGCATAATCACGCCGGTAAACGCAGCCGGAGTTGACCGGCGTCCGCCAGAAACAGTAAGAAAATACGCCACAatgatttcctttcttttatttttcgaATTTTCCTTCCACTCTCCCGTAGCACATTCGAGAATGCAATTCTCGCGCGATTTCCGGCCGCTATAGCCGCCCCTTCAAAAGGGAACGCACCACCGAATCGGGTCGCAGTAGACCTTCACTCAGCACCGCGATTCCGCGATTGACTCCCTAAAATTTTCTGTATTAGTATTTATTTGGATTGATTATTTCTGCGCTTCTTTATATGAAATCTAGGGTTAAATGTTCTGCTTTATAATTAGTTTTGAGATTTATGGTCTTCATAGGGTTAAAAGTTTTCAGCGTCTAAATTACAATAATCTCAACTTTCAGGCTCAATGGACAGTGTTGTTGATTCTCTAAACAACACCTATCTTGATTTTGTTGCTGCAGCAGCAACTGTGCTTGAAGCCAGAGAAAATTCCACTGCCATTAAATCCACAGCAACTGATACAgctcttgaaagctttaagcaAAAATGGGAATTGTTTAGAGTTGCATGTGATCAAGCTGAGGAGTTTGTGGAATCTGTGAAGCAAAGGATAGGATCAGAGTGTTTAGTGGATGAGGCTACAGGGCATGTTGCAGGAAAGCCCGGACAAGCTACCCTGACTGGTCTTCCACCGATAAGTGCTGTTCGCTTGGAACAGATGAGTAAAGCGGTTCGGTGGCTTGTGATTGAACTGCAGCATGGTTCTGGAGCTGGTTCTTCTAATTCAGCTATTTCCCATCCTTCAGCCCCTTTTGATGCCAGGTTTTCTGAAGATGCTGCTCAGTAGTACTAACTTAATAGTGATtctgttaatattttttatgccTTGGATTTATGTTTCACTACTCCAAATGCACTTGGCTTTACTGATTTATTTGTCGTATTCTACCCAATTAGTTGATTTATGTTAAAGGATGTAGCTTATGTGCACAGTGCATGACACAACACTTCACTACTAAGTTTTACGTTAGTGATGCTTGACGATTTACTGTTTATATCCGACAAAATGATTGTGCTATAGATCTAATTACATAACTGAAGATGGGTTAGTGTAAGGTAAGGTTTGACCTACCCTTTTGTTAATACCATATATAAGCAGTTATCTAAGGTTTACCTaggtttgttttaattttgctagtgtattagtttttttaaaccAATTTCCCCATATTTTCTCATTGGAATATAATGCACCAAGCTTTGTATGTTAtcattaagttttttttgttgtgttGATGTTTTGGTTTTCTGAAACCAAGAGAAATCTGTGTGTTTGGTTTGGTTTATGTGAATTGATTGAGGGCGATTCTCTTTgtgttttgtttggtttatttgaCTTGTTTGAATTAACTTCCTTGACCTTTCAACATTTGGAAGCTCGTTGTAGTCACACAGTATGACAGAAAAAGATACAATCTGCAAATAGATGGAGAGTTCAGATAAGTGACTGTATACATCAATTTAACGCCA from Cicer arietinum cultivar CDC Frontier isolate Library 1 chromosome 5, Cicar.CDCFrontier_v2.0, whole genome shotgun sequence carries:
- the LOC101497203 gene encoding mediator of RNA polymerase II transcription subunit 32; the encoded protein is MDSVVDSLNNTYLDFVAAAATVLEARENSTAIKSTATDTALESFKQKWELFRVACDQAEEFVESVKQRIGSECLVDEATGHVAGKPGQATLTGLPPISAVRLEQMSKAVRWLVIELQHGSGAGSSNSAISHPSAPFDARFSEDAAQ